A window of Verrucomicrobiota bacterium contains these coding sequences:
- the mscL gene encoding large-conductance mechanosensitive channel protein MscL, protein MGFIQEFKEFAVKGNAIDMAVGVIIGAAFNKIVNSIVSDLIMPPLGYLIGGVDFKNLQYVLKEATTDAAGVAIPAVAIRYGMFINTVIEFLIIALTVFIVIKMMNKVMTLRGNGPIAPEKSAA, encoded by the coding sequence ATGGGATTTATTCAGGAGTTTAAAGAGTTTGCAGTCAAAGGTAACGCCATTGATATGGCTGTGGGTGTGATTATCGGGGCGGCGTTTAATAAAATCGTTAATTCGATTGTCTCTGATCTGATCATGCCCCCTTTGGGTTACTTGATCGGCGGAGTAGATTTCAAAAATCTCCAATATGTCCTAAAAGAAGCTACAACCGACGCCGCCGGAGTCGCTATCCCTGCCGTGGCTATCCGTTACGGGATGTTCATTAATACCGTGATCGAATTCCTGATTATCGCCCTGACCGTTTTTATCGTGATCAAAATGATGAATAAAGTCATGACCCTGCGTGGCAATGGCCCGATCGCTCCGGAAAAATCAGCCGCTTAA
- a CDS encoding copper-translocating P-type ATPase: protein MDRLPHDKSGEPGHDGCSHDQKPVASTQIAQGPQSGQYTCPMHPEVISDSPGDCPKCGMALERVEGFPTADHGDGGEPGGCCSDDGGDKLLQRVVIAAILTLPLFLYEMLHMIPGGHSLIGWIPDTAMPWMSGLIATIVVFWGGWPLLSKGVQSFLTMRLNMFSLISLGSLAAFGYSVAGLLFPGIFPASIIQENGFPHLYFEAAAEIIVLILLGQVLEERTRKKTGNAIKELLDLAPPVATLVSGDGSEREVSASSLKAGDHVRIRPGGKIPADGRVIEGASTLDESMLTGESMPVDKKPGDPVTGATVNGNGSLLVSIERTGAHTMLAQIVTMVSKAQTSRVPVQQLVDKIAAIFVPIVLVIALATFLIWWWVGPAPSFTFGLINAVAVLLIACPCALGLATPLSIVVGTGLGAKNGVLFRNAEAIQALSKVDVVVVDKTGTLTAGKPAVKSVTGFNGFSSATILEIAASLEAQSEHPLARAIIDEARLKNLTLEKAVDVSATTGRGIKGTVGKKTAAAGTLAFMEELQIAVGAEAQKINQESSSTLIYVSEGGKLAGVVELEDPLKPNARDAVSALHDSGVRVIMMTGDRASVARTAAGQAGIKEYFAGVMPDGKAAKIRELQAQGLIVAMAGDGINDAPALAQANVGIAMGSGTDAAIQSAHVTLLKGDLAGIHKARKLSERTMRNIKENLFFAFFYNVAGIPIAAGVLYPFFGILLSPMIAALAMSLSDVCLISNVIRFRKKGLK, encoded by the coding sequence ATGGATAGACTACCTCATGACAAATCTGGCGAGCCCGGACACGACGGCTGCTCCCATGATCAAAAACCCGTAGCGTCCACGCAAATTGCACAAGGTCCGCAGTCCGGACAGTACACTTGCCCGATGCACCCGGAGGTCATCTCCGATTCACCCGGGGACTGTCCCAAATGTGGTATGGCCTTGGAACGAGTCGAGGGTTTCCCCACCGCTGACCACGGAGATGGGGGAGAGCCCGGAGGCTGTTGTAGTGACGATGGCGGGGACAAATTGCTCCAGCGCGTGGTGATAGCCGCTATCCTGACGCTCCCTCTTTTTCTCTATGAAATGCTGCACATGATCCCCGGTGGACACAGCCTGATCGGATGGATCCCCGACACCGCGATGCCTTGGATGAGCGGGCTCATCGCCACGATCGTCGTTTTCTGGGGAGGCTGGCCACTTTTGAGTAAAGGAGTCCAATCATTCCTGACCATGCGCTTAAATATGTTCTCCCTGATTAGCCTGGGTTCGCTCGCAGCCTTCGGGTACAGTGTGGCCGGGCTTTTATTCCCGGGGATATTTCCCGCATCGATCATCCAAGAAAATGGATTTCCCCATCTGTATTTTGAAGCCGCCGCTGAGATCATTGTCCTGATCCTTCTCGGGCAAGTCCTTGAGGAAAGAACCCGCAAAAAAACCGGTAATGCCATCAAGGAACTCCTCGACCTTGCCCCCCCGGTGGCGACCCTCGTATCAGGTGACGGCAGTGAAAGGGAAGTCTCCGCATCATCATTAAAAGCCGGGGATCACGTGCGTATCCGCCCCGGGGGAAAAATCCCCGCCGACGGGCGCGTGATCGAAGGAGCTTCCACCCTGGATGAGTCCATGCTCACCGGTGAATCCATGCCCGTGGATAAAAAGCCGGGTGATCCGGTGACGGGCGCGACAGTCAATGGTAATGGCAGTCTCCTTGTCTCCATCGAAAGAACCGGTGCGCACACCATGCTCGCGCAAATCGTCACGATGGTTTCCAAAGCGCAGACCAGCCGGGTGCCGGTCCAGCAGCTTGTCGATAAAATCGCCGCTATTTTTGTCCCCATCGTACTGGTGATTGCGCTGGCCACATTCCTTATCTGGTGGTGGGTCGGGCCTGCACCCTCCTTTACTTTCGGTTTAATCAATGCCGTCGCCGTCCTGCTCATCGCCTGCCCTTGCGCGTTGGGACTGGCCACACCCCTGTCGATTGTAGTAGGCACCGGGCTCGGGGCGAAAAACGGGGTACTCTTCCGGAATGCCGAGGCGATCCAGGCACTCAGCAAGGTCGATGTGGTCGTCGTGGATAAAACCGGGACATTGACTGCTGGGAAACCCGCGGTTAAATCCGTGACCGGATTCAACGGATTTTCCAGTGCGACTATTCTGGAAATCGCCGCGAGCCTGGAGGCTCAGAGTGAACATCCCCTAGCCCGTGCAATAATCGATGAGGCCCGCCTCAAAAACCTGACCCTAGAAAAAGCGGTGGACGTCTCCGCAACAACCGGACGCGGGATCAAGGGGACAGTCGGTAAAAAAACGGCGGCGGCAGGCACCTTAGCATTCATGGAGGAACTCCAGATTGCGGTCGGGGCTGAAGCCCAAAAGATCAATCAGGAATCCTCCTCGACATTGATTTATGTCTCGGAAGGGGGGAAATTAGCCGGTGTCGTCGAACTCGAAGACCCCTTGAAACCAAACGCCCGTGACGCGGTGAGCGCCCTGCATGACTCAGGAGTCCGTGTCATTATGATGACCGGTGACCGCGCATCCGTCGCACGGACCGCCGCCGGACAAGCCGGGATAAAAGAATATTTCGCCGGGGTCATGCCCGACGGGAAAGCCGCAAAGATCCGTGAACTCCAAGCCCAAGGACTCATCGTGGCCATGGCCGGGGACGGAATCAATGATGCCCCTGCACTCGCACAGGCTAATGTCGGTATAGCCATGGGCAGCGGCACCGATGCGGCGATCCAGAGCGCCCATGTCACCCTGCTCAAAGGGGACCTAGCGGGGATTCATAAAGCCCGTAAACTCAGCGAAAGAACCATGCGCAATATCAAGGAGAATCTTTTTTTCGCCTTTTTCTATAATGTGGCCGGTATCCCCATCGCCGCAGGTGTTCTCTACCCCTTCTTCGGCATTCTCCTCTCTCCGATGATTGCGGCCTTAGCCATGAGCCTCAGCGACGTGTGCTTGATTTCTAATGTCATCCGTTTTAGAAAAAAGGGGTTAAAATAA